The Pseudoxanthobacter soli DSM 19599 genome contains a region encoding:
- the rpoN gene encoding RNA polymerase factor sigma-54, translating into MALSPKLEFRQTQSLVMTPQLMQAIKLLQLSNLDLVAFVEAEIERNPLLEREDDTPDVVDSVSGPNDSAFDRPDGDGGDRHVTGDGLASHDFEAGEFSDSAAVGADGRSEEGGETAGAAHGLDRDLDIVPGLEASDGAGLDLPLGDLFPDDVPLVPAFEPNLDGLDPSRLAGDAWTSSGGGGEAGLEAFATVESTLRDHLSQQLTLAIPEPSRRLIGQVLIDAIDEAGYLRADPAQVAEQLGTGLDDVMAVLAIIQSFDPTGVGARTLAECLALQLLERDRFDPAMRTLVDHLDLVARQDRAQLRRLCKVDDEDLSGMLAELRALDPKPGLAFAPSDAVQTVVPDVLVRPTADGGFRIELNSDTLPRVLVNRTYYSAIVRSSQDPAERTYLSDCLQTANWLVKSLDQRAKTVLKVATEIVRQQDAFFRKGVAFLRPLNLKIVADEIGMHESTVSRVTANKYMATTRGIFELKYFFTSAIASADGGDAHSAEAVRHHIRQMIDAEDPSAVLSDDTIVQRLRDAGIDIARRTVAKYRESMRIPSSVDRRREKRATARSA; encoded by the coding sequence ATGGCCCTTTCCCCGAAGCTGGAATTCCGGCAGACGCAGTCCCTGGTCATGACGCCGCAGCTGATGCAGGCCATCAAGCTGCTGCAGCTGTCGAATCTCGACCTCGTTGCCTTCGTGGAGGCCGAGATCGAGCGCAATCCGCTTCTGGAGCGCGAAGACGACACGCCGGATGTCGTCGATTCCGTTTCCGGTCCGAACGATTCAGCCTTCGACCGTCCGGATGGCGATGGCGGCGACCGCCACGTGACCGGCGATGGGCTTGCATCCCATGATTTCGAAGCCGGTGAGTTCTCGGACAGCGCGGCCGTCGGCGCGGACGGACGTTCGGAGGAGGGCGGCGAAACGGCAGGTGCCGCCCACGGGCTCGACCGCGATCTCGACATCGTGCCCGGCCTTGAGGCATCCGACGGCGCCGGGCTGGACCTGCCGCTCGGCGATCTCTTTCCCGACGACGTGCCGCTCGTGCCCGCGTTCGAGCCAAATCTCGACGGGCTCGACCCGTCGCGCCTTGCAGGCGACGCCTGGACGAGTTCCGGCGGCGGCGGCGAAGCCGGGCTTGAGGCGTTCGCGACCGTCGAGTCCACGTTGCGCGACCACCTGTCCCAGCAACTCACGCTCGCCATCCCCGAACCCTCGCGCCGCCTGATCGGACAGGTGCTGATCGATGCCATCGACGAGGCCGGCTACCTGAGGGCCGATCCCGCCCAGGTCGCAGAGCAGCTCGGCACCGGGCTCGACGACGTGATGGCCGTGCTCGCGATCATCCAGAGCTTCGATCCGACCGGCGTCGGCGCCCGCACGCTCGCCGAGTGTCTGGCCCTGCAGCTCCTCGAACGCGACCGGTTCGATCCGGCGATGCGCACCCTCGTCGACCATCTCGATCTCGTCGCCCGGCAGGACCGGGCGCAGCTACGGCGGCTGTGCAAGGTCGATGACGAGGATCTATCCGGGATGCTGGCAGAGCTTCGCGCACTCGACCCGAAGCCCGGGCTCGCCTTCGCACCGAGCGATGCGGTGCAGACCGTGGTGCCGGACGTGCTGGTGCGCCCGACGGCCGATGGCGGATTCCGCATCGAGCTCAACAGCGACACCCTGCCGAGGGTGCTGGTCAACCGCACCTATTACAGCGCCATCGTCCGCTCCTCGCAGGATCCGGCGGAGCGGACCTACCTGTCGGACTGCCTGCAGACCGCCAACTGGCTGGTGAAGAGCCTGGACCAGCGCGCCAAGACGGTGCTGAAGGTGGCGACCGAGATCGTGCGCCAGCAGGATGCGTTCTTCCGCAAGGGCGTGGCCTTTCTTCGCCCGCTCAACCTGAAGATCGTCGCCGACGAGATCGGCATGCACGAATCGACGGTGAGCCGCGTGACCGCCAACAAGTACATGGCGACCACCCGAGGCATCTTCGAGTTGAAGTATTTCTTCACCTCGGCGATTGCTTCCGCCGACGGTGGCGATGCTCATTCGGCCGAGGCGGTTCGCCACCATATCCGTCAGATGATCGATGCCGAGGACCCGTCTGCGGTGCTGTCCGATGACACGATCGTGCAGCGGTTGCGGGACGCGGGCATTGACATTGCCCGCCGCACCGTCGCCAAATACCGTGAATCGATGCGGATTCCGTCGTCAGTCGATCGACGGCGGGAGAAGCGCGCCACGGCGAGAAGCGCGTGA
- the lptB gene encoding LPS export ABC transporter ATP-binding protein — translation MSVTPIPSPAAARAYPADGDASQIGHHADSELVVSGIAKSYRRRAVVRDVSLSVRRGEAVGLLGPNGAGKTTVFYMITGLIRPDHGAITLDGFDITRMPMYRRARLGIGYLPQEASIFRGLSVEENIRSVLEVVEPDRRQREQDLETLLAEFGVAHLRNQPATALSGGERRRVEIARALATRPSFMLLDEPFAGIDPIAVGDIQMLVRHLTGRGIGVLITDHNVRETLGLIDRAYIIASGQVLTEGLPVDIVANQDVRRLYLGEQFTL, via the coding sequence ATGTCGGTTACCCCCATCCCCTCCCCGGCCGCCGCGCGTGCCTATCCGGCCGACGGCGACGCGAGTCAGATCGGGCACCACGCCGACAGCGAACTCGTCGTCAGTGGCATCGCCAAGAGCTACCGCCGCCGCGCGGTGGTGCGCGACGTCAGCCTGTCGGTGCGGCGGGGCGAGGCGGTCGGGCTGCTCGGCCCCAACGGCGCCGGCAAGACCACGGTGTTCTACATGATCACCGGGCTGATCCGGCCGGACCACGGCGCCATTACCCTCGACGGCTTCGACATCACGCGGATGCCGATGTATCGCCGCGCGCGTCTCGGCATCGGCTACCTGCCCCAGGAGGCTTCGATCTTCCGCGGCCTGTCGGTGGAGGAGAACATCCGCTCCGTGCTGGAAGTGGTCGAGCCCGACCGCAGGCAGCGCGAGCAGGACCTCGAAACCCTCCTCGCCGAGTTCGGCGTGGCGCATCTGCGCAACCAGCCGGCGACCGCGCTCTCGGGCGGCGAGCGGCGGCGCGTCGAGATCGCGCGGGCGCTCGCCACCCGGCCGTCGTTCATGCTGCTCGACGAGCCGTTCGCGGGCATCGATCCGATCGCGGTCGGCGACATCCAGATGCTCGTGCGGCACCTGACCGGCCGCGGCATCGGTGTGCTGATCACCGACCACAATGTCCGCGAGACGCTCGGGCTGATCGACCGCGCCTACATCATCGCCAGCGGCCAAGTGCTGACCGAAGGCCTCCCGGTGGACATCGTCGCCAACCAGGATGTGCGCCGTCTCTATCTCGGGGAACAATTTACGCTTTGA
- a CDS encoding LptA/OstA family protein: MTAMLPMIAARRFASRAPFSGRVRSTAGAWGLAAVLALALAGPAEAQTTPAPAATGDGAGGSETPFSGFGGGGKGPIAIESNELEVHDKQGIAIFTGNVIAKQAESTLQAEKLVVHYVQGGQPAAGGAAPAAAPAAAPAASGQAMSGAGGQQIEKLEATGKVLLTDKDQTASGDAAVYEAKSDTMVMTGNVVLTQNGNVVKGNRLVVNLTTGEAKVFANKRVQMLLVPSQAPAAPGAPAPKSN; encoded by the coding sequence ATGACCGCCATGCTCCCCATGATCGCCGCACGGCGGTTCGCATCCCGCGCGCCTTTCTCCGGCCGCGTCCGCTCGACCGCCGGCGCATGGGGTCTCGCCGCGGTGCTCGCGCTGGCGCTGGCAGGGCCCGCCGAGGCACAGACCACGCCGGCGCCTGCGGCAACCGGCGACGGAGCCGGCGGAAGCGAAACGCCGTTCAGCGGTTTCGGCGGCGGCGGCAAGGGGCCGATCGCCATCGAATCGAACGAACTTGAGGTTCACGACAAGCAGGGCATCGCGATCTTCACCGGCAACGTCATCGCCAAGCAGGCGGAAAGCACGCTGCAGGCCGAGAAGCTCGTCGTCCATTATGTCCAGGGCGGCCAGCCGGCCGCGGGCGGCGCCGCACCGGCGGCCGCGCCCGCCGCTGCCCCTGCGGCTTCCGGCCAGGCGATGAGCGGCGCCGGCGGCCAGCAGATCGAGAAGCTGGAGGCGACCGGGAAGGTGCTCCTGACCGACAAGGACCAGACCGCCTCCGGCGACGCGGCCGTCTACGAGGCGAAGTCCGATACCATGGTGATGACGGGCAACGTCGTCCTCACCCAGAACGGCAACGTGGTGAAGGGCAACCGGCTCGTGGTCAATCTCACGACCGGCGAGGCGAAGGTTTTCGCCAACAAGCGCGTTCAGATGTTGCTGGTGCCGAGCCAGGCGCCGGCGGCCCCCGGCGCTCCGGCCCCGAAGAGCAACTGA
- the lptC gene encoding LPS export ABC transporter periplasmic protein LptC, whose amino-acid sequence MPAGSGSGPRVDVRDRGVPGVDDVAYPDDTVRGPRQRSVGSSTDASRARARAAAVGHSRRVRLLRIALPVIAVVILLVFGGITLVRSLVPGLDISALSLSSEGIVMEHPRLSGHGPDRSYEITADQAIQSLTDPNRIDLVKISAVITMRDGKVVNVSADKGIFDNGKEILKLRDNIRFKSTAGEDGVMSSADIDLKSGDMTTETPLQIKSQTFSIKAGGGESAKNGDSLMFRGGVHVTIDGKAESKPSASKPSDMAPGAAVSPSEPAPGTVPATSPAVAPSPGAPSTESRP is encoded by the coding sequence ATGCCGGCCGGTAGCGGATCGGGGCCGCGTGTGGATGTCCGGGACAGGGGTGTCCCCGGCGTCGACGATGTCGCCTACCCGGACGACACGGTGCGCGGGCCGCGCCAGCGGTCCGTCGGCTCCAGCACGGATGCGAGCCGTGCGCGGGCGCGCGCCGCCGCGGTCGGCCACAGCCGGCGCGTGCGGCTCCTGCGCATCGCCTTGCCGGTGATCGCTGTCGTGATCCTCCTTGTGTTCGGCGGTATCACGCTCGTGCGCTCCTTGGTTCCGGGCCTCGACATCAGCGCGCTGTCGCTCTCGTCCGAAGGCATCGTGATGGAGCATCCGCGGCTCTCGGGCCACGGGCCGGACCGCTCTTACGAGATCACCGCCGACCAGGCCATCCAGAGCCTCACCGATCCGAATCGGATCGATCTCGTGAAGATTTCCGCCGTCATCACCATGCGGGACGGCAAGGTCGTGAACGTGTCCGCCGACAAGGGCATCTTCGACAACGGCAAGGAAATCCTCAAGCTCCGGGACAATATCCGCTTCAAGTCCACGGCCGGCGAGGACGGCGTGATGTCGAGCGCCGACATCGACCTGAAATCCGGCGACATGACCACGGAAACGCCGCTTCAGATCAAGTCGCAGACGTTTTCGATCAAGGCGGGCGGCGGCGAGAGCGCCAAGAACGGCGACAGCCTGATGTTCCGCGGCGGCGTCCACGTCACCATCGACGGCAAGGCTGAATCGAAGCCGTCCGCATCGAAGCCGTCGGATATGGCACCCGGCGCGGCGGTCTCGCCTTCCGAGCCGGCTCCGGGTACCGTCCCCGCTACCAGTCCAGCCGTGGCCCCGTCCCCGGGCGCCCCTTCAACGGAGAGCCGTCCATGA
- a CDS encoding ribonuclease D — protein sequence MTFRLHRGDLPDLSNYGSSVAIDTETLGLNPHRDRLCVVQLSPGDGTADIVQIARGQREAPNLTRLLADPSVTKIFHFARFDLAILYETFRVMATPVFCTKIASRLVRTYTDRHGLKDLARELIGVDLSKQQQSSDWAAETLSDAQVAYAASDVLYLHALKAKLETMLAREDRADLARACYEFLPARVRLDLAGWPEVDILAHS from the coding sequence ATGACGTTCCGCCTTCACCGCGGCGACCTGCCGGATCTGTCGAACTACGGCTCGTCCGTCGCCATCGACACCGAGACGCTGGGGCTCAATCCCCATCGGGACCGGCTGTGCGTGGTGCAGCTTTCGCCGGGCGACGGCACGGCGGACATCGTGCAGATCGCGCGCGGCCAGCGCGAGGCGCCGAATCTCACGCGCCTGCTCGCCGATCCGTCGGTGACCAAGATTTTCCATTTCGCCCGTTTCGATCTCGCCATCCTCTATGAGACCTTCCGGGTGATGGCGACGCCGGTGTTCTGCACCAAGATCGCCTCGCGGCTGGTGCGCACCTATACCGACCGGCATGGCCTGAAGGATCTGGCGCGCGAGCTGATCGGCGTCGACCTTTCGAAGCAGCAGCAGAGCTCGGACTGGGCCGCCGAGACGCTGAGCGACGCCCAGGTGGCCTACGCGGCCTCCGACGTGCTCTATCTCCATGCGCTCAAGGCCAAGCTGGAAACCATGCTGGCGCGCGAGGATCGTGCCGATCTCGCCCGTGCCTGCTACGAGTTCCTGCCGGCGCGCGTCCGGCTCGACCTTGCCGGGTGGCCGGAAGTCGATATCCTTGCACATTCTTGA
- the rpmF gene encoding 50S ribosomal protein L32 — MAVPKRKTSRMKRGFRRSADALKAPTYVEDKDSGELRRPHHIDLKTGMYRGRQILTPKAEA, encoded by the coding sequence ATGGCAGTTCCGAAGAGAAAAACCTCGCGCATGAAGCGCGGTTTCCGCCGTTCCGCCGACGCGCTGAAGGCCCCGACCTATGTCGAAGACAAGGACTCGGGCGAACTGCGCCGTCCGCATCATATCGATCTGAAGACCGGCATGTATCGCGGTCGCCAGATCCTGACGCCGAAGGCTGAAGCCTGA
- a CDS encoding transglycosylase domain-containing protein, producing the protein MPAAVPSRSGRRRVWAMRALKALGVVVLAPFVLTLVYWVVPPVSTLMLARWVTFQPVTRDWVSFDEIAPAAVRAVVVSEDARLCLHYGVDTVEFDKVVDAYMDGRRTRGASTIPMQVAKNLFLWPGRDVIRKGLEIPLALWIDLVLPKRRIVEIYMNIAEWGPDGEFGIQAGAERAFGKDAAKLTARQGALMAAVLPNPIRRDAGKPSRTVSSRAATVASLAARSGGTLGCLFPDG; encoded by the coding sequence GTGCCTGCGGCGGTGCCGTCGCGGTCGGGCCGGCGACGGGTCTGGGCGATGCGGGCGCTCAAGGCCCTCGGCGTGGTCGTGCTCGCCCCATTCGTGCTCACGCTGGTCTACTGGGTGGTGCCGCCAGTCTCCACGCTCATGCTGGCGCGCTGGGTGACATTCCAGCCGGTGACGAGGGACTGGGTTTCGTTCGACGAGATCGCGCCGGCCGCCGTGCGCGCGGTGGTCGTGTCGGAGGATGCGCGGCTCTGCCTCCACTATGGCGTCGATACCGTCGAGTTCGACAAGGTGGTGGACGCCTACATGGACGGCCGCCGCACGCGCGGCGCCAGCACCATCCCGATGCAGGTCGCCAAGAACCTGTTTCTCTGGCCGGGCCGCGACGTGATCCGCAAGGGGCTCGAAATCCCGCTGGCGCTGTGGATCGATCTCGTGCTGCCGAAGCGGCGGATCGTCGAGATCTACATGAACATCGCCGAATGGGGGCCGGACGGCGAGTTCGGCATCCAGGCGGGCGCAGAGCGTGCCTTCGGCAAGGACGCCGCGAAGCTCACCGCGCGCCAGGGTGCGCTGATGGCGGCGGTGCTGCCGAACCCGATCCGGCGCGATGCCGGCAAGCCGTCCCGCACGGTGTCCTCGCGGGCGGCGACCGTCGCCAGCCTCGCCGCACGCTCCGGCGGCACGCTCGGGTGCCTGTTTCCCGACGGCTGA
- a CDS encoding hydrogen peroxide-inducible genes activator, translating to MSALPTIRQMQYFVALAEHRSFSRAAEICHVTQSTLSAAIRAFEEVMEADLVDRSSRVVALTAAGEAVLQRVRGILADTEALVGLARPAGAPLSGKMRLGVIPSIAPFLLPRALPSLREAYPALKLHLREDLTRGLIEDLREGRLDVILIAFPYAADNLEIEPLGEDRFFFVSAREHPLARRGAVRPADLGDEPLLLLEDGHCLRQHVLSAVGDGVLREQQDIRASSLTTLVQMVDNGLGVTLLPKVAIEGGVTAGTDLSIVPYDDPRAARTLALAWRRRSSRSEEFRALARHLSGFVGPHASSAAQPPARRPAAVTVARAS from the coding sequence ATGTCCGCCCTGCCCACCATCCGCCAGATGCAATATTTCGTCGCGCTCGCTGAGCATCGCTCGTTCAGCCGTGCGGCCGAGATCTGCCACGTCACCCAGTCCACCCTGTCGGCGGCGATCCGCGCGTTCGAGGAGGTGATGGAGGCCGACCTCGTCGACCGGTCGAGCCGGGTCGTCGCGCTGACCGCGGCGGGCGAGGCCGTGCTGCAGCGGGTGCGGGGCATCCTGGCCGATACGGAGGCGCTGGTCGGCCTCGCCCGGCCGGCGGGGGCGCCGCTGTCGGGCAAGATGCGTCTCGGGGTGATCCCGTCCATCGCGCCGTTCCTGCTGCCCCGGGCCCTGCCGTCGCTGCGGGAGGCCTATCCCGCGCTCAAGCTGCATCTGCGCGAGGATCTGACGCGCGGGCTGATCGAGGACCTGCGCGAGGGCCGGCTCGACGTCATCCTGATCGCCTTTCCCTATGCGGCCGACAATCTGGAGATCGAGCCGCTCGGGGAGGATCGGTTCTTCTTCGTCAGTGCGCGCGAGCACCCGCTGGCGCGGCGCGGCGCCGTCCGGCCCGCCGATCTCGGCGACGAGCCGCTGCTCCTCCTGGAGGATGGCCACTGCCTGCGCCAGCACGTGCTCTCGGCGGTCGGCGACGGCGTGCTTCGCGAACAGCAGGACATCCGTGCCTCCAGCCTGACGACGCTGGTCCAGATGGTCGACAACGGCCTCGGCGTCACCCTCCTGCCGAAGGTCGCGATCGAAGGCGGCGTCACCGCCGGCACGGATCTGTCCATCGTGCCTTACGACGATCCGCGCGCGGCGCGCACGCTGGCGCTGGCCTGGCGCCGGCGCTCGAGCCGCAGCGAAGAGTTCCGGGCACTCGCCCGCCATCTCTCGGGCTTCGTCGGTCCGCATGCCTCTTCCGCCGCGCAGCCCCCGGCGCGCCGTCCCGCCGCCGTGACCGTCGCGAGGGCGTCATGA
- a CDS encoding peroxiredoxin produces MLGIGEKLPSFSVAGVKPGFNHHEENGESAFETITEASFPGKWKVIFFYPKDFTFVCPTEIAEFAALAKEFEDRDAVVLGGSTDNEFVKLAWRRDHKDLDKLPIWQFGDTNGSLVDGLGVRSPDGVAYRATFVVDPFGEIQHVYVNNLNVGRNPKDTLRVLDALQTDELCACNRPVGGEVLKVA; encoded by the coding sequence ATGCTCGGAATCGGCGAAAAGCTTCCGTCGTTCAGCGTTGCCGGCGTGAAGCCGGGCTTCAACCACCACGAGGAAAACGGCGAGTCCGCCTTCGAGACGATCACCGAGGCGAGCTTCCCGGGCAAGTGGAAGGTCATCTTCTTCTACCCGAAGGACTTCACCTTCGTGTGCCCGACCGAGATCGCGGAGTTCGCGGCGCTCGCCAAGGAGTTCGAGGATCGTGACGCGGTGGTGCTCGGCGGCTCGACCGACAACGAGTTCGTGAAGCTCGCCTGGCGTCGCGACCACAAGGACCTCGACAAGCTGCCGATCTGGCAGTTCGGCGACACCAACGGCTCGCTGGTCGACGGCCTCGGCGTGCGCTCGCCCGATGGCGTCGCCTACCGCGCCACCTTCGTGGTCGATCCGTTCGGCGAGATCCAGCACGTCTACGTGAACAACCTCAATGTCGGCCGCAACCCGAAGGACACGCTGCGCGTGCTCGACGCTCTGCAGACCGACGAGCTCTGCGCCTGCAACCGCCCGGTCGGCGGCGAGGTGCTGAAGGTCGCCTGA
- a CDS encoding carboxymuconolactone decarboxylase family protein has protein sequence MSIDALKDKIPDFAKDVRLNLSTMSGDETLTPQQKYGLFVACGIASRNPVVRDALIGEAAAHLSPAALNAAKAAATIMGMNNVYYRFVHLASNKQYGTLPAKLRMNIIANPGVEKIDFELWSLAVSAINGCGMCIDAHEAVLAKHGMSTDHIQTAVRYASIIESAAIAVEAAEALAA, from the coding sequence ATGTCGATCGATGCCCTGAAGGACAAGATTCCCGATTTCGCCAAGGACGTGCGGCTGAACCTGTCGACGATGTCCGGCGACGAGACGCTGACGCCCCAGCAGAAATACGGCCTGTTCGTCGCCTGCGGCATCGCGTCCCGCAATCCGGTCGTGCGCGACGCCCTGATCGGCGAGGCCGCGGCGCACCTCAGCCCGGCTGCGCTCAATGCGGCGAAGGCGGCGGCGACGATCATGGGCATGAACAACGTCTATTACCGCTTCGTGCACCTCGCCTCGAACAAGCAGTACGGCACCCTGCCCGCCAAGCTGCGCATGAACATCATCGCCAATCCGGGCGTCGAGAAGATCGACTTCGAACTGTGGTCGCTCGCCGTCTCCGCCATCAACGGCTGCGGCATGTGCATCGACGCCCATGAGGCGGTGCTCGCCAAGCACGGCATGTCGACCGACCACATCCAGACGGCGGTGCGCTACGCCTCGATCATCGAATCGGCCGCGATCGCCGTCGAGGCCGCCGAGGCGCTGGCTGCCTGA
- a CDS encoding polyprenyl synthetase family protein — MAQNGKTAQPGPSPTADRAALLDRLAEIADTVERRLAERLSAADIPDRLAAAMRHGTLGGGKRFRPFLVIECARLSGGGAVPPDGAVEAAAAIEALHCYSLIHDDLPAMDDDDLRRGQPTVHRAFDDATAILAGDALLTLAFEILSDPATHPDPAARICLVGILARAGGPAGMVGGQMLDLAAEHAAPNEETVRRIQSMKTGALITAACAMGAVLGGAADADRARLSRFGDVIGLAFQLADDLLDVDAAAEDVGKRTGKDADRGKATLVALHGAAWARSCLADLVAEAEGLLAPFGPAAEMLREAARFVADRRS; from the coding sequence ATGGCGCAGAACGGCAAGACGGCGCAGCCCGGCCCCTCTCCCACCGCTGACCGCGCGGCGCTGCTCGACCGGCTTGCCGAGATCGCCGACACCGTGGAGCGCCGCCTGGCGGAACGACTCTCGGCGGCCGACATCCCCGACCGGCTCGCCGCTGCGATGCGCCACGGCACGCTCGGCGGCGGCAAGCGCTTCCGGCCGTTCCTCGTGATCGAATGCGCGCGCCTGTCCGGCGGCGGCGCGGTGCCGCCCGACGGCGCGGTCGAGGCCGCCGCGGCCATCGAGGCGCTGCACTGCTACAGCCTGATCCACGACGACCTGCCGGCGATGGACGACGACGACCTGCGTCGCGGGCAGCCGACGGTCCATCGCGCCTTCGACGACGCCACGGCGATCCTTGCCGGCGACGCGCTTCTCACCCTCGCCTTCGAGATCCTGTCCGATCCCGCGACCCACCCGGACCCGGCTGCCCGCATCTGCCTCGTCGGCATCCTGGCGCGCGCGGGCGGCCCCGCCGGCATGGTGGGCGGACAGATGCTCGATCTCGCGGCCGAGCACGCCGCCCCCAACGAGGAAACGGTGCGCCGCATCCAGTCGATGAAAACCGGGGCCCTGATCACCGCCGCCTGTGCGATGGGCGCAGTGCTCGGCGGCGCGGCCGACGCAGACCGGGCGCGGCTGTCGCGCTTCGGCGACGTCATCGGCCTTGCCTTCCAGCTCGCGGACGACCTGCTCGATGTCGACGCCGCGGCCGAGGACGTCGGCAAGCGCACCGGCAAGGATGCCGACCGGGGCAAGGCCACGCTGGTCGCGCTCCACGGCGCCGCGTGGGCACGCAGCTGCCTCGCCGACCTCGTCGCGGAAGCGGAGGGCCTGCTCGCGCCGTTCGGCCCGGCCGCGGAGATGCTCCGCGAAGCGGCCCGCTTCGTCGCTGATCGGCGCTCCTGA
- a CDS encoding glycosyltransferase family 2 protein: protein MAAVLGLPMIAEAALDEALRTLDGRGMPATGEIPLIEIGHGPEGPMVAVAVTAKTAGRLAVLLGRNPSLRRRIRLVDPEALAAAFARIRSQKGRCPARANLRRVAIRDVDDMLAGLVAASGDRLARRAATRGQVMLLALLSAAVLAGVALAPRVVFDLANIAMCIGFLAQAALRETARRLLAKGGFQPPMRPRDECAPGALPPEKLPVYTVLVPLRDEAAVVSRLLLHISALRYPRDRLDIKLLVEDDDIATLHALARRKLGPPFEIVMVPRCGPLTKPKALGVGLVHARGELVTVFDAEDRPDRNQLLDAAAAFAAGGPRLGCVQARLSIDHGGDAWITGLFAIEYAMLFDGVLPLLAHADLPFLLGGTSNHFRLSVLRRLGGWDAWNVTEDADLAVRIAHAGYRSTVIASTTYEEAPLTLRAWLRQRGRWQKGWLQTWMVHMRTPVGLWRALGARGFLALQIQFFGGLFANAVLPLWLVLAGLTLMGRPVAGPDGSFRGDIGFTLAIAALLLGYATAVSLAVAVLKARPIGVSPRLLFSWPIYTLLLSLSMLRATWEWLRRPHHWAKTAHGLARRPVRPPRL, encoded by the coding sequence ATGGCGGCGGTTCTCGGCCTGCCCATGATCGCCGAAGCGGCGCTCGATGAGGCGCTGCGCACCCTCGACGGCCGCGGAATGCCGGCGACCGGCGAGATCCCGCTGATCGAGATCGGCCACGGGCCGGAGGGTCCCATGGTCGCGGTCGCGGTCACGGCGAAGACCGCCGGCCGGCTCGCCGTGCTGCTCGGCCGCAACCCCAGCCTGCGCCGTCGCATCCGGCTGGTCGATCCGGAGGCACTTGCGGCGGCTTTCGCCCGCATCCGCTCGCAGAAGGGACGATGTCCGGCGCGAGCCAACCTGCGCCGTGTCGCGATTCGCGATGTCGACGACATGCTGGCCGGCCTTGTCGCGGCGTCGGGCGACCGGCTGGCCCGTCGGGCGGCGACGAGGGGGCAGGTCATGCTCCTCGCGCTGTTATCGGCCGCCGTCCTCGCCGGTGTCGCCCTGGCGCCCCGCGTGGTGTTCGACCTCGCCAACATCGCGATGTGCATCGGCTTTCTCGCCCAGGCCGCGCTGCGCGAGACGGCGCGGCGCCTTCTCGCGAAGGGCGGGTTCCAGCCGCCAATGCGGCCGCGCGATGAGTGCGCACCCGGTGCCCTTCCGCCGGAAAAGCTGCCGGTCTACACCGTGCTCGTGCCGCTGCGCGACGAGGCGGCCGTCGTCTCTCGTCTGCTCCTGCACATCTCGGCGCTGCGTTATCCGCGCGACCGGCTCGATATCAAGCTCCTGGTCGAGGACGACGACATCGCCACGCTCCATGCACTCGCCCGCCGCAAGCTCGGGCCGCCGTTCGAGATCGTGATGGTCCCGCGCTGCGGCCCGCTCACCAAGCCGAAGGCGCTCGGTGTCGGCCTCGTCCACGCCCGCGGGGAACTGGTGACGGTGTTCGATGCCGAAGACCGGCCGGACCGCAACCAACTGCTCGATGCGGCGGCGGCGTTCGCCGCAGGCGGGCCTCGCCTCGGTTGCGTGCAGGCCCGGCTCTCCATCGACCATGGCGGCGATGCCTGGATCACCGGCCTGTTCGCCATCGAATATGCCATGCTGTTCGATGGCGTTTTGCCGCTGCTTGCCCACGCCGATCTGCCGTTCCTGCTCGGCGGCACATCGAACCACTTCCGGCTGTCGGTGCTGCGCCGGCTCGGCGGCTGGGATGCGTGGAACGTGACGGAGGATGCAGACCTGGCGGTGCGCATCGCCCATGCGGGCTATCGCTCGACGGTGATCGCCTCCACCACCTACGAAGAGGCGCCATTGACCCTGCGGGCGTGGCTGCGGCAGCGCGGCCGCTGGCAGAAGGGCTGGCTGCAGACCTGGATGGTGCACATGCGCACGCCGGTCGGGCTGTGGCGGGCGCTCGGCGCGCGGGGGTTCCTCGCGCTGCAGATCCAGTTCTTCGGCGGCCTCTTCGCCAACGCGGTGCTGCCGCTCTGGCTGGTTCTCGCAGGGCTCACACTCATGGGCAGGCCCGTCGCCGGGCCGGACGGCTCGTTCCGCGGCGATATCGGCTTCACTCTGGCGATCGCGGCGCTGCTGCTCGGCTATGCCACCGCGGTTTCGCTTGCCGTCGCCGTGCTGAAGGCCCGCCCGATCGGCGTCTCGCCACGGCTGCTGTTCAGCTGGCCGATCTACACGCTGCTGCTGTCGCTCTCGATGCTGCGCGCGACGTGGGAATGGCTTCGCAGGCCCCATCACTGGGCGAAAACCGCGCACGGACTCGCGCGGCGCCCGGTGCGCCCGCCCCGGCTTTAG